A region from the Geobacillus vulcani PSS1 genome encodes:
- the rlmD gene encoding 23S rRNA (uracil(1939)-C(5))-methyltransferase RlmD produces MAKRQTKVKIRKGDQFPLTIQRIGINGEGVGYFQKQVVFVPGALPGEEVIVEATDIHPTYAEAKIKRIRKRSPNRIKPPCPLYDQCGGCQLQHLAYEAQLEAKRDIVIQALRRHARRLDVDKLDIRPTIGMDDPWHYRNKSQFQVGMKEGKVLAGLYGLNSHRLIDLSECRVQHPQTTRVTNIIKTILQDLRIPIYNERTRTGVVRTIVARVGFHTGDIQVVLVTATKDIPRQELLIDEIRRRLPEVKSIVQNINGEKTSLIFGDETEVLAGDEYIQETLGDLSFELSARAFFQLNPIQTVKLYDEVKKAAALTGTERIVDAYCGVGTIGLWLARDANEVRGMDTIPEAIADAKKNAKKHGFTNTHYVVGKAEYWLPKWVNEGWKPDVIIVDPPRVGCDRALLETILRVRPQKVVYVSCNPSSLARDLDTLAAAYRIDYIQPVDMFPHTAHVEAVAKLTLQF; encoded by the coding sequence ATGGCAAAGCGACAAACGAAGGTGAAGATTCGAAAAGGAGACCAATTTCCGCTGACGATTCAGCGAATCGGCATTAACGGCGAAGGGGTCGGCTATTTTCAAAAACAAGTCGTCTTCGTCCCCGGCGCCTTGCCGGGTGAGGAAGTGATCGTCGAGGCGACCGACATCCACCCTACCTATGCCGAGGCGAAAATCAAGCGCATCCGCAAGCGCTCGCCAAATCGCATTAAGCCGCCATGCCCGCTCTATGACCAGTGCGGCGGCTGCCAGCTGCAGCACTTGGCGTACGAAGCGCAGCTGGAGGCGAAGCGCGACATTGTCATCCAGGCGCTGCGCCGCCACGCCCGCCGCCTCGATGTCGACAAACTTGACATCCGCCCGACGATCGGCATGGATGACCCGTGGCATTACCGAAACAAAAGCCAGTTCCAAGTCGGGATGAAAGAAGGGAAGGTGCTCGCCGGGCTGTACGGCCTCAACTCCCATCGGCTCATCGACTTGTCGGAATGCCGCGTCCAACACCCGCAAACGACGCGCGTAACGAACATCATCAAAACGATTTTGCAAGACTTGCGCATCCCAATTTACAACGAGCGGACAAGAACCGGCGTCGTGCGGACGATCGTCGCCCGCGTCGGCTTTCATACCGGCGACATCCAAGTCGTTCTCGTCACGGCGACGAAAGACATCCCGCGCCAAGAGCTGCTCATTGACGAAATTCGCCGCCGTCTCCCCGAAGTCAAATCGATCGTGCAAAACATCAACGGTGAAAAAACATCGCTCATTTTCGGCGATGAGACGGAAGTGCTCGCCGGCGACGAATACATTCAAGAGACGCTCGGCGATTTGTCATTTGAGCTCTCCGCGCGCGCGTTTTTCCAGCTCAATCCGATCCAAACGGTGAAATTGTACGATGAAGTAAAAAAAGCGGCCGCTCTCACTGGAACAGAGAGGATCGTTGACGCCTATTGCGGCGTCGGCACGATCGGGTTGTGGCTCGCCCGCGACGCCAACGAAGTGCGCGGCATGGATACGATTCCAGAAGCGATCGCAGACGCAAAGAAAAACGCCAAAAAACACGGGTTCACAAACACGCACTATGTCGTCGGCAAAGCGGAATATTGGCTGCCGAAATGGGTGAACGAAGGCTGGAAGCCGGACGTCATCATCGTCGACCCGCCCCGCGTCGGCTGCGACCGGGCGCTGCTCGAAACGATCCTCCGCGTCCGCCCGCAGAAAGTCGTCTACGTCTCGTGCAACCCGTCCAGCCTCGCCCGCGATCTCGACACCCTAGCGGCCGCCTATCGCATCGACTACATCCAGCCGGTCGACATGTTCCCACATACGGCGCATGTGGAAGCGGTGGCGAAATTAACGTTGCAATTTTGA
- a CDS encoding DNA-3-methyladenine glycosylase family protein, producing MWKQMITVPAPYDFAHALERLALDPLLAVDLERQRVTVPLHLDDVKVPVAVESIGTKDAPRLIVSGPHPERQQEIIERISDLFQWRTPLASVHRHFQATELAPLFARYEGLPLVLDFDLYFCLVKCLIHQQLHLKVGYRLTERFVKTFGEERDGVWFYPRPEEIAARSYEDLRALQLSGRKAEYIVDMSRLIAEGKLRLDELRQMEDGEVMERLTAIRGIGPWTVQNFLLFGLGRPNVFPPADIGLQRAVEQLFQLPKRPTAHELAALGERWKPYASYAALYLWRSIE from the coding sequence ATGTGGAAGCAAATGATTACCGTGCCCGCGCCGTACGATTTTGCCCATGCGTTGGAGCGATTGGCGCTCGATCCGCTGCTGGCGGTTGATCTAGAGCGGCAGCGCGTCACCGTGCCGCTTCATCTCGATGACGTAAAAGTGCCCGTCGCGGTGGAAAGCATCGGCACAAAAGACGCCCCGCGCTTGATCGTGTCGGGTCCGCATCCCGAGCGGCAACAGGAGATCATTGAACGGATTTCCGATCTGTTTCAATGGCGGACGCCGCTCGCTTCGGTGCACCGCCACTTTCAGGCGACCGAGCTGGCGCCGCTGTTTGCCCGTTATGAGGGGCTGCCGTTGGTGCTTGATTTTGATTTGTATTTTTGCCTCGTCAAATGTTTGATCCACCAACAGCTTCATCTCAAAGTCGGCTATCGGCTCACAGAGCGGTTTGTGAAAACGTTCGGCGAGGAGCGGGACGGCGTTTGGTTTTACCCGCGCCCAGAAGAGATCGCCGCCCGCTCGTACGAGGACTTGCGCGCTTTGCAGCTGAGCGGACGGAAAGCGGAATATATCGTCGATATGTCGCGCCTCATTGCCGAGGGGAAGCTGCGGCTTGATGAACTCAGGCAGATGGAGGACGGCGAAGTGATGGAACGGCTGACCGCCATCCGCGGCATCGGGCCATGGACCGTGCAAAATTTCCTCCTGTTCGGGCTCGGCCGCCCGAACGTCTTCCCGCCGGCGGATATTGGCTTGCAGCGGGCGGTGGAACAACTTTTTCAGCTGCCGAAGCGGCCGACCGCCCACGAGCTGGCGGCGCTCGGCGAGCGGTGGAAGCCGTATGCGAGCTACGCGGCGCTTTATTTATGGAGAAGCATTGAATGA
- the pdaA gene encoding delta-lactam-biosynthetic de-N-acetylase, which yields MKWLLSLLLLFTLIPAPAFAASHAPIHWGFKRSENHQPPSAGKELDELLAKYDAFYLGDTSEKTIYLTFDNGYENGYTAQILDVLKEKNVPAAFFVTGHYLQTAPELVKRMAAEGHIIGNHSWHHPDLTTASEERFREELEKVKEKTEELTGQKGMAYLRPPRGIFSERTLALARELGYYHVFWSLAFVDWQTDRQRGWQYAYDQIMKQIHPGAILLLHSVSKDNADALPKVIDDLRKQGYTFASLDELMAKKMGLHPWLFRP from the coding sequence ATGAAATGGCTTCTTTCTCTTTTGTTGCTGTTCACGTTGATCCCCGCCCCCGCGTTCGCGGCAAGCCATGCGCCGATCCATTGGGGATTCAAGCGGAGCGAAAACCATCAGCCCCCATCGGCGGGGAAAGAGCTTGACGAACTGCTCGCCAAATACGATGCCTTTTATTTAGGCGATACGAGCGAAAAAACGATTTATTTGACGTTTGACAACGGCTATGAAAACGGCTATACGGCGCAAATTTTAGACGTGTTAAAAGAAAAGAACGTGCCGGCTGCCTTTTTTGTCACCGGCCATTACTTGCAAACCGCCCCTGAGTTAGTGAAACGAATGGCCGCCGAGGGGCACATCATCGGCAATCATTCATGGCACCACCCCGATTTGACAACGGCAAGCGAAGAGCGGTTCCGTGAAGAGCTGGAAAAAGTAAAAGAAAAGACCGAGGAATTGACCGGGCAAAAAGGGATGGCGTACCTTCGCCCGCCGCGCGGCATTTTCAGTGAACGGACGTTGGCGCTCGCCCGCGAGCTCGGCTATTACCACGTCTTTTGGTCGCTGGCGTTCGTCGACTGGCAGACCGACCGCCAGCGCGGCTGGCAATACGCGTACGATCAAATCATGAAGCAAATCCATCCCGGGGCGATTTTGCTTTTGCACTCGGTCTCGAAAGACAACGCCGACGCGCTGCCGAAGGTGATCGACGACTTGCGCAAACAAGGGTATACGTTTGCCAGCTTAGATGAGTTGATGGCGAAAAAGATGGGCCTCCATCCGTGGCTGTTTCGTCCGTAA
- a CDS encoding fumarate hydratase, giving the protein MEKFQQSMYDLIVETSTKLPKDVRRAIARAKVRENAGTRAAMALDTIVENIQMADENVSPICQDTGLPTFKIKVPVGVNQIEMKKAIRAAIAEATKNGKLRPNSVDSLTGKNSGDNLGEGVPVIKFEQWENDYIDVRLILKGGGCENKNIQYSLPCELEGLGRAGRDLDGIRKCILHAVYQAQGQGCSAGFIGVGIGGDRSSGYELAKEQLFRPVDDVNPIEELRQLEEYIMENANKLGIGTMGFGGESTLLGCKIGVMHRIPASFFVSVAYNCWAFRRMGVKIDPATGEIIEWLYQDGEDVDFAKELEKAEAAAALEQGDTRVIDLVPPLSEEQVRQLRVGDVVRISGMIYTGRDAIHKYLMDHDAPVDLNGQIIYHCGPVMLKDEEGRWHVKAAGPTTSIREEPYQGDIMKKFGVRAVIGKGGMGAKTLQALKEHGGVYLNAIGGAAQYYADCIKSVEGVDLLEFGIPEAMWHLRVENFTAVVTMDSHGNSLHEDVEKSSLEKLAQFKEPVFK; this is encoded by the coding sequence ATGGAAAAATTCCAGCAAAGCATGTATGACTTGATCGTTGAGACGTCAACGAAGCTGCCGAAGGACGTTCGCCGAGCGATCGCTCGGGCGAAAGTGCGCGAAAACGCCGGCACTCGGGCGGCGATGGCGCTCGATACGATCGTCGAGAACATTCAAATGGCGGACGAAAACGTGTCGCCGATCTGTCAGGACACCGGCTTGCCGACATTTAAAATCAAAGTGCCGGTCGGCGTCAACCAAATTGAAATGAAAAAAGCGATCCGGGCGGCCATCGCTGAAGCGACGAAAAACGGCAAGCTGCGTCCGAATTCGGTCGACTCGCTCACCGGCAAAAACAGTGGCGACAACTTAGGAGAAGGCGTGCCGGTCATCAAATTTGAACAATGGGAAAACGATTACATTGACGTCCGTTTGATTTTAAAAGGCGGCGGCTGTGAAAACAAAAACATTCAATACAGCCTGCCGTGTGAACTCGAAGGGCTCGGCCGCGCCGGCCGCGACCTTGACGGCATTCGCAAATGCATTTTGCATGCGGTGTACCAAGCGCAAGGGCAAGGGTGCAGCGCCGGCTTCATCGGCGTCGGCATCGGCGGCGACCGCTCATCGGGCTATGAGCTCGCCAAAGAGCAGCTGTTCCGCCCGGTGGATGACGTCAATCCGATCGAAGAACTCCGCCAGTTGGAAGAATACATTATGGAAAACGCCAACAAGCTTGGCATCGGCACGATGGGCTTTGGCGGCGAATCGACGCTGCTGGGCTGTAAAATCGGTGTCATGCACCGCATCCCGGCGAGCTTCTTCGTTTCCGTGGCTTACAATTGCTGGGCGTTCCGCCGCATGGGCGTGAAAATCGATCCGGCAACGGGCGAGATCATCGAATGGCTGTACCAAGACGGCGAAGACGTCGATTTCGCGAAAGAATTGGAAAAAGCGGAAGCCGCCGCGGCGCTTGAACAAGGCGACACACGCGTCATCGACCTCGTTCCGCCGCTGTCGGAAGAACAAGTGCGCCAGCTTCGCGTCGGCGATGTCGTCCGCATCAGCGGCATGATTTACACCGGCCGCGACGCTATTCATAAATATTTGATGGACCATGACGCGCCGGTCGACTTGAACGGGCAAATCATTTACCATTGCGGGCCGGTCATGTTAAAAGATGAAGAAGGCCGCTGGCACGTCAAAGCCGCCGGCCCGACGACGAGCATCCGCGAAGAGCCGTACCAAGGCGACATCATGAAAAAATTCGGCGTCCGCGCCGTCATCGGCAAAGGCGGCATGGGCGCGAAAACGCTGCAAGCTTTAAAAGAACACGGCGGCGTATACTTGAACGCCATCGGCGGCGCCGCGCAATATTACGCCGATTGCATCAAATCCGTAGAAGGCGTCGATTTGCTGGAATTCGGCATCCCGGAAGCGATGTGGCATTTGCGCGTCGAAAACTTCACCGCCGTCGTCACGATGGATTCGCACGGCAACAGCTTGCATGAAGATGTGGAAAAATCGTCGCTTGAAAAGCTCGCTCAATTCAAAGAACCGGTGTTCAAATAA
- the yfkAB gene encoding radical SAM/CxCxxxxC motif protein YfkAB encodes MRASTMPAITPMYDPWEAYVDIEEYGQLELTNIEFTTTTLCNMRCEHCAVGYTLSAKDPEALPLDLLLRRLEEIPHLRSLSITGGEPMLSLKSVEQYVVPLLRYAHERGVRTQLNSNLTLDLARYERVIPYLDVLHISHNWGTIDDFIDGGFAMMERKPTRAQREKYFQRMLDNAKALAKAGVMVSAETMLNKRTVRHLETIHRQVVEEMGCRRHEIHPMYPSDFASALETLSLDELREAIHHLLDIRNEDVWMLFGTLPFYPCSDNEEDVALLKRLYESKNVTVRNDPDGRSRLNVNIFTGDVIVTDFGDEPPLGNIIHDSLPDVYDQWRRSKLANELLCHCPAARCLGPNVLVKQTYYRDIDFTKRSARIAR; translated from the coding sequence ATGCGTGCATCAACCATGCCAGCGATTACACCGATGTATGACCCGTGGGAGGCGTATGTCGATATTGAAGAATACGGACAACTTGAACTGACCAACATCGAGTTCACGACAACGACGCTTTGCAATATGCGCTGTGAGCATTGCGCCGTTGGCTATACGCTGTCGGCAAAAGACCCCGAGGCGTTGCCGCTTGATTTGTTGCTCCGCCGCTTGGAAGAAATCCCGCATTTGCGATCATTAAGCATCACCGGCGGCGAGCCGATGCTGTCATTAAAATCCGTCGAACAATACGTCGTTCCCCTTCTCCGCTACGCGCACGAGCGCGGGGTGCGGACGCAGCTGAATTCAAATTTGACCCTTGACTTGGCGCGCTATGAACGAGTCATTCCGTATTTGGATGTGCTGCACATCTCCCATAACTGGGGAACGATCGATGACTTTATCGACGGCGGATTCGCCATGATGGAGCGGAAGCCGACGCGCGCCCAGCGTGAAAAGTATTTTCAGCGCATGCTCGACAATGCGAAAGCGTTGGCGAAAGCAGGGGTCATGGTGTCGGCGGAAACGATGCTCAACAAGCGGACGGTTCGCCATTTGGAAACGATCCACCGCCAAGTGGTCGAGGAAATGGGCTGCCGGCGTCATGAAATCCATCCGATGTATCCGAGCGATTTTGCCAGTGCACTTGAGACACTGAGCTTGGACGAGTTGCGCGAAGCGATCCACCATTTGCTTGACATTCGCAACGAGGACGTCTGGATGTTGTTCGGGACGCTGCCGTTTTACCCATGCAGCGACAACGAAGAAGATGTGGCCCTATTGAAGCGGCTGTATGAAAGCAAAAACGTCACCGTGCGCAACGATCCGGACGGCCGCTCGCGGCTCAATGTCAACATTTTCACCGGCGATGTCATCGTCACCGATTTCGGCGATGAACCGCCGCTTGGCAACATCATCCACGATTCGCTGCCTGACGTGTATGACCAATGGCGCCGCTCGAAACTGGCCAATGAGCTGCTTTGCCATTGTCCGGCGGCGCGCTGCCTCGGGCCGAACGTTCTTGTGAAGCAGACGTATTATCGCGACATCGATTTTACGAAACGATCCGCGCGCATTGCCCGATAA
- a CDS encoding YfkD famly protein: MKKWAVSLLTSTLLLYAAAFPGLAASGKPAPGSVIDISKENTYPNPTQDMPHLEPSSFAKQLLKSANVQIENPELIHLFNESSATDTPWAIGYRATIYLGQWPLNYQSLETSTNWEYQKVNTNFLDNRGGDTAQKLYYKQEMQKYVRGGLTAKVPNEEAVKRMILNKAMEKTNLPLSFSTVVGLGTKKDQPYHVPAKKMGYLYAYAPAVNEKGKVTYGEVYVVLKGNKKKIVVKNVTTRGVGAWIPVQDRLYMSYVVSEQPR, encoded by the coding sequence ATGAAAAAGTGGGCCGTTTCCTTATTGACGAGCACGCTTCTCCTTTATGCAGCAGCGTTCCCAGGGCTAGCGGCTTCCGGCAAACCGGCGCCCGGTTCAGTCATCGATATATCAAAGGAAAACACATACCCGAATCCGACGCAAGATATGCCGCATCTGGAGCCGAGTTCGTTTGCGAAACAACTGTTAAAATCGGCAAATGTCCAAATTGAAAATCCCGAATTGATCCATCTCTTTAATGAATCTTCGGCGACGGACACGCCATGGGCCATCGGCTATCGAGCGACGATTTATTTAGGGCAATGGCCGCTCAATTACCAATCGCTCGAGACGTCGACGAACTGGGAATATCAAAAGGTCAACACGAATTTCCTCGATAACCGCGGCGGTGATACGGCGCAAAAGCTGTACTATAAGCAAGAAATGCAAAAATATGTCCGCGGCGGGTTGACGGCGAAAGTGCCGAATGAAGAGGCGGTCAAGCGGATGATATTGAACAAAGCGATGGAAAAAACGAACTTGCCGCTCTCTTTTAGCACCGTTGTCGGCCTTGGCACGAAAAAAGACCAGCCGTATCATGTGCCGGCGAAGAAAATGGGCTATCTATACGCGTACGCTCCAGCGGTGAATGAGAAAGGGAAAGTGACGTACGGGGAAGTGTACGTTGTCCTCAAAGGAAACAAAAAGAAAATCGTCGTCAAAAATGTGACGACAAGAGGAGTCGGGGCGTGGATCCCGGTGCAGGACCGGCTGTATATGTCTTACGTTGTCAGCGAGCAGCCAAGGTAA
- the cax gene encoding calcium/proton exchanger: MNKVFAWMTWIGVPVSVIGGLLHWPTVLMFVLYCLTIIALASYMGRATESLAIVAGPRIGGLLNATFGNAVELIISIFALQAGLVDVVLASLTGSVLGNLLLVGGLSFFVGGLKYKRQEFSVYDARHNAGLLTFAIFIAFVIPEVFTMHMNHSEQVALSVGISIIMILLYAAALYFRLVTHRGVYQHKSEEVEEHEEPEWGKGKATVILALATVVVAYLSERLVHTFETVAESFGWSELFIGIIIVAIVGNAAEHASAVIMAYKNKMNVAVEIAVGSTLQIAMFVAPVLVLVSLLFPEKMPLVFSLPELVAMAASVLLMIVLSNDGDTNWFEGATLLAAYTIMGIGFYLL; the protein is encoded by the coding sequence ATGAACAAGGTGTTTGCTTGGATGACATGGATCGGCGTGCCGGTGTCCGTCATCGGCGGACTTCTTCATTGGCCGACTGTCTTGATGTTTGTGCTGTACTGTCTGACGATCATTGCGCTCGCCAGCTATATGGGGCGGGCGACGGAAAGCTTGGCGATCGTCGCCGGACCGCGCATCGGCGGGCTGCTGAATGCAACATTCGGCAATGCAGTGGAGCTAATTATTTCCATTTTTGCCTTGCAAGCTGGACTCGTTGATGTTGTGCTTGCTTCCTTAACCGGTTCGGTGCTCGGGAACTTGCTGTTAGTGGGCGGATTATCGTTTTTTGTCGGCGGGTTAAAGTATAAGCGGCAAGAGTTTAGCGTTTATGATGCTCGTCATAATGCCGGGCTGCTGACTTTTGCCATCTTCATCGCTTTTGTCATTCCGGAAGTGTTTACCATGCATATGAATCACAGCGAACAAGTGGCGTTGAGCGTTGGCATTTCGATCATCATGATCTTGCTTTACGCCGCCGCCCTTTATTTCCGGCTTGTCACCCATCGCGGCGTATATCAGCATAAATCAGAAGAAGTGGAAGAACATGAAGAACCGGAATGGGGCAAAGGGAAAGCGACTGTCATTTTGGCGCTGGCGACGGTTGTGGTCGCTTATTTGTCGGAGCGGCTCGTTCACACGTTTGAAACGGTCGCCGAATCATTCGGCTGGAGCGAGTTGTTTATTGGGATCATCATCGTGGCCATCGTCGGCAATGCGGCGGAGCACGCGTCCGCGGTTATTATGGCATACAAAAACAAAATGAACGTCGCCGTCGAGATCGCCGTCGGCTCGACATTGCAAATCGCCATGTTCGTCGCGCCGGTGCTTGTGCTTGTTTCGCTTTTGTTTCCGGAAAAAATGCCGCTTGTCTTTTCACTTCCTGAGCTGGTGGCGATGGCCGCTTCCGTGCTTTTGATGATCGTGCTGTCAAATGATGGTGATACGAACTGGTTTGAAGGGGCGACATTGCTCGCTGCCTATACGATTATGGGGATCGGCTTTTACTTGCTGTAA
- a CDS encoding MFS transporter, with protein sequence MRFALLTGIVAVSGLSQGMLLPLLAMLLDENGISSSVNGAHAAALYIGVLTISPFLERPLRRYGYRALILLGGFIVICSLILFPLFPSLFFWLALRFAVGIGDHMLHFATQTWITDTTPPAERGRRLSLYGWAFGLGFTMGPLLASLASVEKALPFYLAALLSFAGWIGVFWLPNEKPKPFERSTSAAGRFISAWKQAWPALLLPFAYGFLEAAVHSIFPLYALREGMNAEQIAFILPCFSFGGIVFQLLLGALSDRFGRRRVIIAALLTGAGCFLAALAVRASAVGLAACLFTAGMFTGSLFSLGIAYMTDLLPKALLPSGNLLCGMLYSLGSVTGPPLAGSVVDLSARAFFLAVSAVLLVPAICLVSRREQETAA encoded by the coding sequence ATGCGTTTTGCCCTCTTAACCGGAATTGTCGCCGTCTCTGGCCTGTCGCAAGGGATGTTGCTGCCGCTGTTGGCGATGCTTCTTGATGAAAACGGCATCTCTTCGTCCGTTAACGGAGCTCACGCCGCCGCCCTGTATATCGGTGTCTTGACCATTTCGCCATTTTTGGAGCGGCCGCTGAGACGCTATGGCTATCGGGCCCTCATTCTTCTTGGTGGTTTCATTGTAATATGTTCGCTTATTCTTTTTCCACTTTTTCCTTCACTTTTCTTTTGGCTTGCTCTTCGCTTTGCCGTCGGCATCGGCGATCATATGCTTCATTTTGCGACCCAAACGTGGATTACGGACACTACTCCGCCGGCTGAGCGCGGGCGACGATTGTCGTTGTATGGATGGGCGTTTGGCCTCGGCTTCACTATGGGCCCACTGTTGGCTTCACTCGCTTCGGTCGAGAAGGCGCTTCCGTTTTATTTAGCCGCTCTCCTTAGCTTCGCCGGTTGGATCGGCGTCTTTTGGCTGCCGAACGAAAAACCAAAGCCGTTTGAACGTTCTACGTCGGCGGCCGGTCGGTTTATTAGCGCTTGGAAACAGGCGTGGCCAGCGCTTTTGCTGCCGTTTGCCTACGGTTTTTTGGAAGCAGCCGTTCATTCCATCTTCCCGCTGTACGCCTTGCGCGAGGGGATGAACGCAGAACAAATTGCCTTTATTTTGCCTTGTTTCTCATTCGGCGGCATCGTCTTTCAGCTTCTGCTCGGAGCGCTCAGCGACCGATTCGGACGGCGCAGAGTCATCATCGCTGCTCTGTTGACCGGCGCCGGTTGTTTTTTGGCTGCCCTCGCCGTCAGGGCGTCCGCAGTTGGGTTGGCTGCCTGTTTGTTCACCGCAGGCATGTTTACCGGCTCGCTCTTTTCGCTCGGCATCGCTTATATGACCGACCTGCTGCCAAAAGCGCTGCTTCCCTCCGGCAATTTGTTGTGTGGGATGCTATACAGTCTCGGCAGCGTGACAGGCCCGCCGCTTGCCGGCAGCGTGGTGGACCTATCTGCTCGCGCCTTTTTCCTTGCAGTCAGCGCTGTCCTCCTCGTTCCGGCCATTTGCCTCGTCAGCCGAAGGGAACAGGAAACAGCAGCTTGA
- a CDS encoding BH0509 family protein, whose translation MSRTERKNMIEFIEKVRGLSREELAYMTDAEIEYIYERYYHHHEEIVE comes from the coding sequence ATGAGCAGAACGGAACGGAAAAATATGATTGAGTTTATCGAGAAGGTGCGGGGATTGTCGCGTGAGGAACTCGCCTATATGACCGATGCAGAAATTGAATACATTTATGAGCGCTATTACCACCATCATGAAGAAATCGTTGAATAA
- a CDS encoding YihY/virulence factor BrkB family protein: MVVNLAFIRELARRFTEDEIPRLSAELAYYFLLSLFPFLLFLMTLLAYLPIPHEDVLALVRQYAPKEALHLIETNVYRLMNEQNGGLLSFSIIAAIWSASNGMSAIMRAFNRAYDVEEDRPFWVARSLSVVLTLGMIVVIIVALVLPVFGRIIGLFLFSALGLSQQFLDVWNAFRWATSSLLLFAVFTALYYFAPNKPLRCVNVVRGALFATAGWIATSLVFAYYVNNFADYTAMYGSLGGMIVLMVWFYLSGMILVLGGELNAMFDCEREGKRRQR, encoded by the coding sequence ATGGTCGTGAATTTGGCGTTCATCCGTGAGTTGGCCCGCCGTTTTACGGAAGATGAAATCCCGCGCTTGTCGGCGGAATTGGCGTATTACTTTCTTTTGTCGCTCTTTCCGTTTTTGCTGTTTTTAATGACACTGTTGGCGTATTTGCCGATTCCGCACGAAGATGTGCTTGCACTCGTGCGGCAATACGCCCCGAAAGAGGCGCTTCACCTCATCGAGACGAACGTTTATCGTCTCATGAATGAACAAAATGGGGGATTGTTGTCGTTCAGCATCATTGCTGCTATTTGGTCAGCTTCGAATGGCATGAGCGCCATTATGCGGGCGTTCAACCGTGCCTATGATGTGGAGGAAGACCGCCCATTTTGGGTGGCCCGCAGCTTGTCGGTCGTGCTGACGCTTGGCATGATCGTTGTCATTATCGTCGCCCTCGTGCTTCCGGTTTTCGGGCGGATCATCGGGCTGTTTTTGTTCTCTGCTCTCGGGTTGTCGCAACAGTTTTTGGATGTTTGGAACGCGTTTCGTTGGGCAACGAGTTCGCTGTTATTGTTTGCCGTTTTTACTGCCCTTTATTATTTCGCGCCAAACAAACCGCTTCGCTGCGTCAACGTCGTGCGCGGCGCGCTGTTTGCCACTGCCGGATGGATTGCGACGTCGCTGGTGTTCGCGTATTATGTCAACAACTTTGCCGATTACACGGCAATGTATGGCAGCCTTGGCGGGATGATCGTGTTGATGGTTTGGTTTTATTTGTCCGGCATGATTCTTGTCTTAGGTGGGGAACTCAATGCCATGTTTGACTGTGAGCGCGAAGGGAAAAGACGGCAGCGTTAG
- a CDS encoding low molecular weight protein-tyrosine-phosphatase yields MIKVLFVCLGNICRSPMAEAVFRHLVKERGLDGLIAVDSAGTGSWHVGEPPHAGTRRILMENKIDYSGIRARQVSHRDLEEFDYIIAMDEANLNDLRRLAGSRSKAVLARLLDFVPDREKDDVPDPYYTGNFAEVYRLVRSGCEHLLERIIRDHRLGAEETK; encoded by the coding sequence ATGATTAAAGTGCTGTTTGTTTGTCTTGGAAATATTTGTCGCTCGCCAATGGCGGAAGCAGTCTTCCGTCATTTGGTGAAAGAGCGGGGGCTTGACGGTCTGATTGCCGTTGATTCGGCGGGAACAGGCAGCTGGCATGTCGGTGAGCCCCCGCATGCCGGGACAAGAAGGATTTTGATGGAAAATAAGATCGACTACTCCGGCATCCGCGCCCGGCAAGTGAGCCACCGTGACTTGGAAGAGTTTGATTACATCATCGCCATGGACGAAGCCAACTTGAACGATTTGCGCCGATTGGCTGGCTCCCGTTCGAAGGCGGTGCTTGCCCGGTTGCTTGACTTTGTTCCCGATCGGGAAAAAGATGATGTGCCTGATCCGTATTATACCGGGAATTTTGCCGAAGTGTACCGCCTCGTCCGCTCAGGGTGCGAGCATCTGCTTGAGAGAATCATCCGCGATCATCGACTTGGTGCGGAGGAAACAAAATGA
- a CDS encoding DUF1128 domain-containing protein, translating to MDLSKRSAENVAYMIEQLKQKLKVLNLDAIKPSHFSEEWYDELRDIYEMVMKRETFSPSEMQAIVEELGSLRKT from the coding sequence ATGGATTTATCAAAACGGTCGGCGGAAAACGTCGCCTACATGATCGAACAGTTGAAGCAAAAGTTGAAAGTGCTGAACTTGGATGCCATCAAGCCGTCCCATTTTTCCGAGGAATGGTACGATGAATTAAGAGACATTTACGAGATGGTGATGAAACGCGAGACGTTCAGCCCAAGCGAAATGCAGGCAATTGTCGAAGAGCTTGGAAGTTTGCGCAAGACATAA